Proteins found in one Cellulomonas palmilytica genomic segment:
- a CDS encoding glutamine amidotransferase, whose product MKPFVLLASRAEDDAADDEYAQVLRFGGLDEGSLVRVRMEAGPMPAIDLDAISGIVVGGSPFDASTPADRKSATQVRVEREMSALLDQVVPRDVPFLGACYGVGTLGTHQGGVIDRTYAEPIGAVRVTLTPEGRRDPLLADVPEAFDAFVGHKEACRVLPPTATLLASSPTCPVQMFRVGRNLYATQFHPELDVAGISARIRIYGGYGYYEPGEQEQVLARVASADVWAPPRILAAFVERYRRR is encoded by the coding sequence ATGAAGCCGTTCGTGCTCCTGGCTTCGCGCGCCGAGGACGACGCCGCCGACGACGAGTACGCGCAGGTGCTGCGCTTCGGCGGGCTCGACGAGGGCTCGCTCGTCCGCGTCCGGATGGAGGCCGGGCCGATGCCCGCGATCGACCTCGACGCGATCAGCGGGATCGTCGTCGGCGGGAGCCCGTTCGACGCGAGCACCCCGGCGGACCGCAAGTCCGCCACCCAGGTGCGGGTCGAGCGCGAGATGTCCGCGCTGCTCGACCAGGTGGTGCCGCGCGACGTCCCGTTCCTCGGCGCGTGCTACGGCGTCGGGACGCTCGGCACCCACCAGGGCGGGGTCATCGACCGCACCTACGCCGAGCCGATCGGCGCCGTGCGCGTCACGCTCACGCCCGAGGGCCGGCGCGACCCGCTGCTCGCCGACGTGCCCGAGGCGTTCGACGCGTTCGTCGGGCACAAGGAGGCGTGTCGCGTGCTGCCGCCCACCGCCACGCTGCTCGCGAGCTCGCCGACCTGCCCGGTGCAGATGTTCCGCGTGGGCCGCAACCTCTACGCGACGCAGTTCCACCCCGAGCTCGACGTCGCGGGCATCTCCGCGCGCATCCGGATCTACGGCGGGTACGGCTACTACGAGCCCGGTGAGCAGGAGCAGGTCCTCGCACGCGTCGCGTCCGCCGACGTGTGGGCGCCGCCGCGCATCCTCGCCGCGTTCGTCGAGCGGTACCGGCGTCGCTGA
- a CDS encoding oxygenase MpaB family protein: MILESSRRRAGTALFLRVAGPDGIATRERIHFTPGPRWFAPDAAIRRVHGDASMFVGGLRALLLQSLHPAAMAGVAGHSGYRGDPWGRLARTSTFLAVTAFGTADDAQAAVDRVRTVHARVRGRTPDGVPYRADDPELLRWVHVAEVDSFLRAHQRFGAHPLDAAGADAYLRDAAVVGRALGADDLPETVADLAAAIDAFRPALAAGDQARDTARFLLHEPPVPATLRAGYTLLSRAAVATLPPWAVTELGLRRPGPVGRPAALAGGHAVTRTIRFVLGPDDARRVTRDRGAVAPSHG, encoded by the coding sequence GTGATCCTCGAGTCGTCGCGCCGCCGTGCGGGCACTGCGCTGTTCCTGCGCGTCGCCGGCCCGGACGGGATCGCCACCCGCGAGCGGATCCACTTCACGCCCGGGCCGCGCTGGTTCGCGCCCGACGCGGCGATCCGCCGCGTGCACGGCGACGCGTCGATGTTCGTCGGCGGCCTGCGCGCCCTGCTGCTGCAGTCGCTGCACCCCGCCGCGATGGCGGGCGTCGCCGGGCACTCCGGCTACCGGGGCGACCCGTGGGGGCGGCTCGCGCGGACCAGCACGTTCCTCGCCGTCACGGCGTTCGGCACGGCCGACGACGCGCAGGCGGCAGTCGACCGAGTCCGGACCGTGCACGCCCGCGTCCGTGGGCGCACCCCCGACGGTGTGCCGTACCGCGCGGACGACCCCGAGCTGCTGCGCTGGGTGCACGTCGCCGAGGTCGACTCGTTCCTGCGCGCGCACCAGCGGTTCGGGGCGCACCCGCTCGACGCGGCAGGGGCCGACGCGTACCTGCGGGACGCCGCGGTCGTCGGGCGCGCGCTCGGGGCCGACGACCTGCCCGAGACCGTCGCCGACCTCGCGGCGGCGATCGACGCGTTCCGACCCGCGCTCGCGGCCGGCGACCAGGCGCGGGACACCGCGCGGTTCCTGCTCCACGAGCCACCCGTGCCGGCGACGCTGCGCGCGGGCTACACGCTGCTCAGCCGGGCGGCCGTCGCGACGCTGCCGCCGTGGGCCGTCACGGAGCTCGGGCTGCGGCGCCCGGGACCGGTGGGACGCCCGGCGGCGCTCGCGGGCGGGCACGCCGTGACCCGCACGATCCGGTTCGTGCTCGGGCCCGACGACGCGCGTCGGGTCACCCGGGACCGAGGCGCGGTCGCGCCGTCCCACGGCTGA
- a CDS encoding dihydrolipoyl dehydrogenase family protein, whose product MTQAQRTFDVVVVGGGAVGENAADRASRTGLQVALVEGALVGGECSYWACMPSKALLRPDAARDAARRTPGVADPGALDVAAVLARRDAITHHWDDSSQADWVASAGLTLLRGHARFTGTRRLVVESDEGTVQVEARQAVIVATGSLPTIPSVEGLAAAHPWTSRDATAAQHVPARLAVLGGGVVACELATAFASLGSEVTVLVRGERLLAGAEPFAGEAVLGSLRGRGIRVLLGARVSRVHRDDAGVHVTLDDEVVTADELLVATGRHPHTRDLGLETVGLEPGAPLDVDDALQVRGVQWLFAVGDVTGRTGTTHQGKYDARVAGDVVAARFGSDEAARAAEADAGPWSRYRASADHAAVPQVVFTQPEVAWVGLTEHAAREAGLDVRVVAYALEDVAGASVISPDYAGRAQLVLDSARGDVVVGATFVGPDAAEMLHAATIAVVGELPLARLWHAVPSYPTVSEVWLRFAETAGL is encoded by the coding sequence ATGACGCAGGCGCAGCGGACGTTCGACGTGGTCGTGGTCGGCGGGGGAGCGGTCGGGGAGAACGCCGCCGACCGGGCCTCGCGCACCGGGCTGCAGGTCGCGCTCGTCGAGGGTGCGCTCGTCGGCGGCGAGTGCTCCTACTGGGCGTGCATGCCGTCGAAGGCGCTGCTGCGCCCGGACGCCGCGCGGGACGCCGCGCGCCGCACACCGGGCGTCGCCGACCCCGGGGCGCTCGACGTGGCGGCCGTGCTCGCGCGGCGCGACGCGATCACGCACCACTGGGACGACTCGTCGCAGGCCGACTGGGTCGCGAGCGCGGGACTGACGCTGCTGCGCGGGCACGCGCGGTTCACGGGCACGCGCAGGCTCGTCGTCGAGTCCGACGAGGGGACGGTGCAGGTCGAGGCGCGGCAGGCCGTCATCGTCGCGACCGGCTCGCTGCCGACCATCCCGTCCGTCGAGGGTCTCGCGGCCGCGCACCCGTGGACGAGCCGTGACGCGACCGCCGCGCAGCACGTCCCCGCGCGGCTCGCGGTGCTCGGCGGGGGAGTCGTGGCGTGCGAGCTCGCGACCGCCTTCGCGAGCCTCGGCAGCGAGGTGACCGTGCTGGTGCGCGGCGAGCGGTTGCTCGCCGGGGCCGAGCCCTTCGCGGGGGAGGCGGTGCTGGGGTCCCTGCGCGGTCGCGGCATCCGTGTGCTGCTCGGGGCGCGGGTGAGCCGGGTGCACCGCGACGACGCCGGTGTGCACGTCACGCTCGACGACGAGGTCGTGACCGCCGACGAGCTCCTCGTCGCCACCGGCCGGCACCCGCACACCCGCGACCTCGGCCTCGAGACGGTCGGCCTCGAGCCGGGCGCGCCGCTCGACGTCGACGACGCGCTGCAGGTCCGGGGCGTCCAGTGGTTGTTCGCCGTGGGCGACGTGACCGGTCGGACGGGGACCACCCACCAGGGCAAGTACGACGCGCGCGTGGCCGGGGACGTCGTGGCGGCGCGGTTCGGGTCCGACGAGGCCGCGCGGGCCGCCGAGGCCGACGCCGGACCGTGGAGCCGGTACCGCGCGAGCGCCGACCACGCCGCCGTCCCGCAGGTGGTGTTCACGCAGCCCGAGGTCGCGTGGGTGGGGCTCACCGAGCACGCCGCGCGTGAGGCGGGGCTCGACGTGCGCGTCGTGGCGTACGCGCTGGAGGACGTGGCCGGGGCCAGCGTGATCTCGCCCGACTACGCCGGGCGCGCACAGCTCGTGCTCGACTCCGCGCGCGGCGACGTGGTCGTCGGCGCGACGTTCGTCGGGCCCGACGCGGCCGAGATGCTGCACGCGGCGACCATCGCGGTCGTCGGCGAGCTGCCGTTGGCCCGGCTGTGGCACGCCGTGCCGTCGTACCCGACGGTCAGCGAGGTGTGGCTGCGGTTCGCCGAGACCGCCGGACTCTGA
- a CDS encoding glycine betaine ABC transporter substrate-binding protein yields the protein MSPNRKRLAVLSVAATLLTLAACGDPGSGGGVADPTPASSATGGACEPVAGEKLVVLEDDKTLQNADNVIPAVSASVAEANPTLVPLLDTVSDALDTEGLIALNKAVDIDRRTSSEVAKAFVADEGLAATEQSGDGTSVVIGAANFSESSTLANIYAEVLRSAGYSAEVREIGARETYLPALESGELAVVPEYAATLAEFLNTTVNGPDAEPVASGDVDATVAALEPLADERGLVVGKASAAQDQNAFAVTQEFADEHGVTTLSELAEACAGGLTLAGPAECPERPFCQPGLEKTYGLVFTGFTAYDFALIGEAVRKGEAAIGLVLSSDGSLG from the coding sequence GTGTCCCCGAACCGCAAGCGCCTCGCCGTGCTGTCCGTCGCCGCGACCCTGCTCACGCTCGCCGCGTGCGGCGACCCCGGATCGGGAGGCGGCGTCGCCGACCCCACCCCCGCGTCGTCCGCCACGGGCGGCGCGTGCGAGCCCGTCGCCGGCGAGAAGCTCGTCGTGCTCGAGGACGACAAGACGCTGCAGAACGCCGACAACGTCATCCCGGCGGTCAGCGCGTCCGTCGCGGAGGCGAACCCGACGCTCGTCCCGCTCCTCGACACCGTCTCCGACGCGCTCGACACCGAGGGTCTGATCGCGCTCAACAAGGCCGTCGACATCGACCGCCGGACGTCCAGCGAGGTCGCCAAGGCGTTCGTCGCGGACGAGGGCCTGGCCGCGACCGAGCAGTCCGGCGACGGCACGTCGGTCGTCATCGGCGCCGCGAACTTCTCCGAGAGCAGCACGCTCGCGAACATCTACGCGGAGGTGCTGCGCAGCGCGGGGTACTCCGCGGAGGTCCGGGAGATCGGCGCGCGCGAGACGTACCTGCCGGCGCTCGAGTCGGGCGAGCTCGCCGTGGTCCCCGAGTACGCGGCCACCCTCGCGGAGTTCCTCAACACGACGGTCAACGGCCCGGACGCCGAGCCCGTCGCCTCGGGCGACGTGGACGCGACCGTCGCGGCGCTCGAGCCGCTCGCCGACGAGCGCGGCCTCGTCGTGGGCAAGGCGTCCGCGGCGCAGGACCAGAACGCGTTCGCGGTCACGCAGGAGTTCGCCGACGAGCACGGGGTCACCACGCTGTCGGAGCTCGCCGAGGCGTGCGCGGGCGGGCTCACCCTCGCGGGCCCCGCCGAGTGCCCCGAGCGTCCGTTCTGCCAGCCGGGGCTCGAGAAGACCTACGGGTTGGTGTTCACCGGCTTCACCGCGTACGACTTCGCGCTCATCGGCGAGGCCGTGCGCAAGGGCGAGGCCGCGATCGGGCTCGTGCTGTCGAGCGACGGCTCGCTCGGCTGA
- a CDS encoding ABC transporter permease encodes MDLLTEAFAWLNDPLNWSGRNGVLALTAAHLQVTLLAVLLAGLVALPAGVWLGRARRGGTLGVVVANTTRALPTLALLTLLASAGLFGNTATVLACAVFAVPPLLTNTVTGLAGVDRDVLDAARGLGMSGGRRLWLVELPLAVPLVAAGVRTAVVQVLATVPLAALVGGRSLGSVVVSGFATQRYGQVLAGGLLVAALCLVAEGLLALAQRAVTPRGVRDAARRTGSRRTRRALTAADPVPGVAAAGSRRSNGTAR; translated from the coding sequence GTGGACCTGCTGACCGAGGCGTTCGCCTGGCTCAACGACCCCCTGAACTGGTCGGGTCGCAACGGCGTGCTGGCGCTGACCGCCGCGCACCTGCAGGTGACCCTGCTCGCCGTGCTGCTGGCGGGCCTCGTCGCGCTGCCCGCGGGCGTGTGGCTGGGGCGCGCGCGGCGCGGGGGGACGCTCGGCGTGGTCGTCGCGAACACCACACGTGCGCTGCCGACGCTCGCGCTGCTGACCCTGCTCGCCTCGGCGGGGCTGTTCGGCAACACCGCGACCGTGCTCGCGTGCGCGGTCTTCGCGGTCCCGCCGCTGCTGACCAACACCGTCACGGGCCTCGCGGGCGTCGACCGCGACGTGCTCGACGCCGCGCGCGGGCTCGGGATGAGCGGCGGGCGCCGGCTGTGGCTCGTCGAGCTGCCGCTCGCGGTCCCGCTGGTCGCCGCGGGCGTGCGCACGGCGGTGGTGCAGGTGCTCGCGACCGTGCCGCTCGCCGCGCTCGTGGGTGGCCGCAGCCTCGGCTCGGTCGTCGTGTCGGGGTTCGCGACGCAGCGCTACGGGCAGGTGCTCGCGGGTGGTCTGCTGGTCGCGGCGCTGTGCCTGGTCGCCGAGGGGCTGCTCGCACTCGCGCAGCGCGCGGTCACGCCGCGCGGGGTCCGCGACGCGGCCCGACGCACCGGGTCGCGACGCACCCGCCGCGCCCTCACGGCCGCGGATCCCGTCCCAGGGGTTGCCGCCGCGGGCAGCCGCCGCTCGAATGGGACCGCGCGATGA
- a CDS encoding ABC transporter permease, which translates to MSATDAPPNPWFSWDYVERNADDIQRALGQHVSLTVQAVVLALVVALPLAGVAHLRPRLAGPVVGTAGVLYTIPSLALFALLAPYTGIGRTTVLIGLVLYALLVLVRNVLVGLAGVDPAVTDAARGMGYGRVRMLLQVELPQALPSVVAGVRVATVTTVALVTVGVVVGYGGLGQLMFRGFRSDYHAEIMTATVLCVLLALVADLLVVLVGRLLMPWRAWRVDRAVA; encoded by the coding sequence ATGTCCGCGACCGACGCGCCACCCAACCCGTGGTTCTCGTGGGACTACGTGGAGCGCAACGCCGACGACATCCAGCGTGCGCTCGGCCAGCACGTGTCGCTCACGGTCCAGGCGGTGGTGCTCGCGCTCGTCGTCGCGCTCCCGCTCGCGGGGGTCGCCCACCTGCGGCCGCGGCTCGCGGGGCCGGTCGTCGGGACCGCCGGCGTGCTCTACACGATCCCGTCGCTCGCGCTGTTCGCGCTGCTCGCGCCGTACACGGGCATCGGGCGCACGACCGTGCTCATCGGGCTGGTGCTGTACGCGCTGCTCGTGCTCGTGCGCAACGTGCTCGTCGGGCTGGCCGGAGTCGACCCCGCGGTCACGGACGCGGCACGCGGCATGGGGTACGGGCGCGTGCGGATGCTGCTGCAGGTCGAGCTGCCGCAGGCGCTGCCGAGCGTCGTCGCGGGCGTGCGCGTCGCGACCGTGACGACCGTCGCCCTGGTCACCGTGGGCGTCGTCGTCGGGTACGGCGGGCTGGGGCAGCTCATGTTCCGCGGCTTCCGCAGCGACTACCACGCCGAGATCATGACCGCGACGGTGCTGTGCGTGCTGCTGGCGCTGGTCGCGGACCTGCTCGTCGTGCTCGTCGGACGGCTGCTGATGCCGTGGCGTGCGTGGCGCGTCGACAGGGCGGTCGCATGA
- a CDS encoding ABC transporter ATP-binding protein: MDDERAIRFEHAAKTYAAGSSSGDAPAAVDDLTLDVRTGEVLVLVGPSGCGKSTTLRMVNRLVEPTSGRVLVEGRDVASLDVVELRRRTGYVIQNVGLFPHRTVAQNVATVPRLLGWDRARTRTRVAELLELVGLAPDRYARRYPHELSGGERQRVGVARALATDPPVLLMDEPFGAVDPVGRRRLQDEFARIQRELGTTVMLVTHDVDEAVRMADRVAVMSTGGHVEQLAAPLEIVARPATPAVADLVGRGRTARLLALGRLTRDDLDPSTTAPADAPVVHVGDELGEVLDALARDGVTSAAVHADGVLVGAVTTAHVLTALRRLVTPAPQVQTTAP, encoded by the coding sequence GTGGACGACGAGCGGGCGATCCGGTTCGAGCACGCGGCCAAGACCTACGCGGCGGGCTCGTCGTCGGGCGACGCCCCCGCCGCGGTCGACGACCTGACGCTCGACGTGCGCACCGGCGAGGTGCTCGTGCTCGTCGGCCCGTCCGGGTGCGGGAAGTCGACCACGCTGCGCATGGTCAACCGGCTCGTCGAGCCGACGAGCGGGCGCGTGCTCGTCGAGGGCCGCGACGTCGCGTCCCTCGACGTGGTCGAGCTGCGGCGGCGCACCGGCTACGTCATCCAGAACGTGGGCCTGTTCCCGCACCGCACGGTCGCCCAGAACGTCGCGACCGTCCCGCGCCTGCTCGGGTGGGACCGCGCGCGCACCCGTACGCGCGTCGCCGAGCTGCTCGAGCTCGTCGGCCTCGCGCCCGACCGGTACGCGCGCCGGTACCCGCACGAGCTGTCCGGCGGCGAGCGTCAGCGCGTCGGCGTCGCCCGCGCGCTCGCGACCGACCCGCCCGTGCTGCTCATGGACGAGCCGTTCGGCGCGGTCGACCCCGTGGGCAGGCGTCGGCTGCAGGACGAGTTCGCGCGTATCCAGCGCGAGCTCGGCACGACGGTCATGCTCGTCACGCACGACGTCGACGAGGCGGTCCGCATGGCCGACCGCGTCGCCGTCATGAGCACCGGCGGCCACGTCGAGCAGCTCGCGGCCCCGCTCGAGATCGTCGCCCGGCCGGCCACACCCGCGGTCGCCGACCTCGTCGGCCGCGGCCGCACCGCGCGTCTCCTGGCGCTCGGCCGACTGACCCGCGACGACCTCGACCCCTCGACGACGGCCCCCGCGGACGCCCCGGTGGTGCACGTCGGCGACGAGCTCGGCGAGGTCCTCGACGCCCTCGCCCGTGACGGCGTGACGTCAGCCGCCGTGCACGCCGACGGCGTCCTCGTCGGCGCGGTCACCACCGCCCACGTCCTGACGGCCCTGCGCCGCCTCGTCACCCCCGCGCCCCAGGTGCAGACCACGGCTCCCTAG
- a CDS encoding DUF4265 domain-containing protein, translating to MHFPLEPDEDGWPPVYSEGLWAEPVGPGLYRLDNAPFFVTGVAPDDVVEAAADEDGNRQFVRVVQMGGRVVARVVPRRDGPLGGDLRAVLDAFAPLGVTGEGADPAYPLVALDIGPGIDRAAAKRLLVEGQADGRWYYDEGCVDDEWRALG from the coding sequence GTGCACTTCCCTCTCGAGCCCGACGAGGACGGCTGGCCGCCCGTGTACTCCGAAGGGCTCTGGGCCGAGCCGGTCGGGCCGGGTCTGTACCGGCTCGACAACGCACCGTTCTTCGTCACGGGCGTCGCGCCCGACGACGTCGTGGAGGCCGCCGCGGACGAGGACGGGAACCGGCAGTTCGTCCGCGTCGTGCAGATGGGCGGACGAGTCGTCGCCCGCGTGGTCCCTCGGCGGGACGGGCCGTTGGGCGGCGACCTCCGAGCGGTTCTCGACGCCTTCGCGCCGCTCGGAGTGACCGGAGAAGGCGCGGACCCGGCCTACCCGCTGGTCGCGCTCGACATCGGGCCGGGCATCGACCGCGCGGCGGCGAAGCGGCTTCTGGTCGAGGGCCAGGCCGATGGCCGGTGGTACTACGACGAGGGTTGCGTCGACGACGAGTGGCGCGCCCTCGGCTGA
- a CDS encoding aspartate:alanine exchanger family transporter, with translation MSQVFDFLSQQPVLLLFVVIGIGSAIGHLKVRGVGLGAAAVLLLSIGLAAWAASYDVDLEIPEAMGTLGLALFTFCVGIISGATFFSSLKRSLGPILAVAGVLVASAAVAVAVGGLLDLDSPVVAGSWAGAVTNTPALAAARDAAGDDTGPTIGYAVTYLFGVVGMLAGVSAALRHRKHDADAPPMLVTRTVRVEVDANLSVQELEELHGDRIKFSRVRHGETAPIRTANGTDTLLLDDLVTVVGPSEDIDAVTRELGHTSSHHLEADRQYLDMRRITVSAEHAAGRTVAELDLLHRFGATVSRVRRGDVDMLATDDLQLQLGDRVRVIAPRERMAEVSTWFGDSSRGLSDIVPVVLGLGMAAGILLGAVKFPVPGGAFTIGSAFGTLLVGLVLGKIGRIGPVVTAMPYTAAQAMSELGLLIFLAQAGSRAGTQIGAAFTSGEWLKILVLGVVVTTFVSTGLYLVMRRVFRVGGTRLSGIMSGAQTQPAILAFANARTQYDARVALGYALVYPAAMITKIVVGRILGGL, from the coding sequence ATGTCCCAGGTCTTCGACTTCCTCTCGCAGCAGCCCGTGCTGCTCCTCTTCGTCGTCATCGGCATCGGCTCGGCGATCGGGCACCTCAAGGTGCGCGGAGTCGGGCTGGGTGCCGCGGCCGTCCTGCTGCTGTCGATCGGGTTGGCCGCCTGGGCCGCGTCGTACGACGTGGACCTGGAGATCCCCGAGGCGATGGGCACGCTCGGGCTCGCGCTGTTCACGTTCTGCGTCGGGATCATCTCCGGTGCGACGTTCTTCTCGTCGCTCAAGCGCAGCCTCGGGCCGATCCTGGCCGTCGCCGGCGTGCTCGTCGCGAGCGCGGCCGTCGCCGTGGCGGTGGGCGGCCTGCTGGACCTCGACTCGCCGGTCGTCGCCGGGTCGTGGGCCGGGGCCGTGACGAACACGCCCGCGCTCGCCGCCGCGCGCGACGCCGCGGGTGACGACACCGGCCCGACCATCGGGTACGCGGTGACCTACCTGTTCGGCGTCGTCGGGATGCTCGCCGGCGTGTCCGCCGCGCTGCGCCACCGCAAGCACGACGCGGACGCGCCGCCCATGCTCGTGACGCGCACGGTGCGCGTCGAGGTCGACGCCAACCTCAGCGTCCAGGAGCTCGAGGAGCTGCACGGCGACCGCATCAAGTTCTCGCGCGTGCGACACGGCGAGACCGCCCCGATCCGCACCGCGAACGGCACCGACACCCTGCTGCTCGACGACCTCGTGACCGTCGTCGGACCGTCCGAGGACATCGACGCCGTCACGCGCGAGCTCGGCCACACGTCGTCGCACCACCTCGAGGCGGACCGCCAGTACCTCGACATGCGGCGCATCACCGTCTCCGCGGAGCACGCCGCAGGTCGCACGGTCGCCGAGCTGGACCTGCTGCACCGCTTCGGCGCGACCGTCTCGCGCGTCCGACGGGGTGACGTCGACATGCTCGCCACCGACGACCTGCAGCTGCAGCTCGGCGACCGGGTGCGCGTGATCGCCCCGCGCGAGCGCATGGCCGAGGTCTCGACGTGGTTCGGCGACTCCTCGCGCGGGCTGTCGGACATCGTGCCCGTCGTGCTCGGCCTCGGGATGGCCGCGGGCATCCTGCTCGGCGCGGTCAAGTTCCCCGTCCCGGGCGGCGCGTTCACCATCGGGTCGGCGTTCGGCACGCTGCTCGTCGGCCTCGTGCTCGGCAAGATCGGGCGCATCGGGCCGGTCGTCACCGCGATGCCCTACACGGCCGCGCAGGCGATGTCCGAGCTCGGCCTGCTGATCTTCCTCGCCCAGGCCGGGTCGCGCGCCGGCACGCAGATCGGCGCCGCGTTCACGTCCGGCGAGTGGCTGAAGATCCTCGTGCTCGGCGTCGTCGTCACGACGTTCGTGTCGACGGGCCTCTACCTGGTCATGCGGCGGGTGTTCCGCGTCGGCGGGACGCGCCTGTCCGGGATCATGTCCGGCGCGCAGACCCAGCCCGCGATCCTCGCGTTCGCCAACGCGCGCACCCAGTACGACGCGCGTGTCGCGCTCGGGTACGCGCTGGTGTACCCGGCGGCGATGATCACGAAGATCGTCGTGGGCCGGATCCTGGGCGGCCTGTGA